A single genomic interval of Mustelus asterias chromosome 13, sMusAst1.hap1.1, whole genome shotgun sequence harbors:
- the LOC144502306 gene encoding acylphosphatase-1-like, whose product MWRLLRRCSVAAMSSGGEAQLLSLDFEVFGKVQGVFFRKHTQKEAKRLGLSGWVKNTRQGSVQGRLQGADAQVRTMQAWLRDTGSPKSKIERAEFRNQKQIQSREYSDFQVIG is encoded by the coding sequence ATGTGGCGGTTGCTAAGGCGCTGCTCGGTTGCTGCCATGTCCTCTGGCGGTGAGGCCCAGCTGCTGTCGCTGGATTTTGAAGTGTTCGGGAAGGTGCAGGGAGTTTTCTTCCGCAAACacacgcagaaagaggccaagcgGCTGGGCCTGTCGGGCTGGGTGAAGAACACGAGGCAGGGGTCGGTGCAGGGCCGGCTGCAGGGAGCCGACGCCCAGGTCCGGACCATGCAGGCCTGGCTCCGCGACACCGGCAGCCCCAAGTCCAAGATCGAGCGGGCCGAGTTCAGAAACCAGAAGCAAATCCAGAGCCGGGAATACTCAGACTTCCAGGTCATCGGGTAG